Proteins encoded in a region of the Bacillus methanolicus genome:
- a CDS encoding MBL fold metallo-hydrolase — MENNMHDGIKDTMEHKYIPMTSFASGLGQAVMHDLYCYTNQIVNVCFVGSPENPNNWVLIDAGMPESANRILEAVKERFGENSRPKAIVLTHGHFDHVGSLVDLVEKWDVPVYAHEAEIPYLTGKLSYPEPDGSVEGGLVAKMSPLFPNEPINLGNCVEAIPSNGSIPNMHGWRWIHTPGHSPGHISLFRDEDRSLIAGDAFVTVKQESLYKVVTQKQEISGPPRYLTTDWNAAKESVKKLEALKPAVAITGHGMPMSGDELSEGLEKMVRDFDRIAIPDYGRYVNRKH, encoded by the coding sequence ATGGAAAATAACATGCATGATGGCATTAAGGACACGATGGAGCACAAATACATACCAATGACATCATTTGCAAGCGGTCTCGGACAGGCTGTGATGCATGATCTTTACTGTTATACGAACCAGATTGTGAATGTGTGCTTTGTCGGCAGTCCTGAAAATCCAAATAATTGGGTTTTAATTGATGCAGGTATGCCTGAATCGGCAAACCGTATTCTCGAGGCTGTAAAAGAACGGTTTGGTGAAAACAGTAGACCAAAAGCGATTGTCCTTACACACGGTCATTTTGATCATGTCGGATCATTGGTCGATTTAGTCGAAAAATGGGATGTTCCAGTATACGCCCATGAGGCGGAAATTCCTTATTTGACCGGAAAATTGAGCTATCCTGAACCTGATGGATCGGTTGAAGGAGGATTGGTTGCAAAAATGTCGCCGTTGTTCCCGAATGAACCGATTAATCTTGGGAACTGTGTTGAGGCAATTCCTTCAAACGGAAGTATCCCAAATATGCATGGATGGCGATGGATTCATACACCGGGCCATTCACCCGGACATATTTCCTTGTTCAGAGATGAAGACCGTTCCCTTATTGCCGGTGACGCATTTGTTACGGTGAAACAAGAGTCGCTTTATAAGGTAGTGACACAAAAGCAGGAAATCAGCGGTCCGCCGAGATACTTAACAACCGATTGGAACGCAGCGAAGGAATCCGTCAAAAAACTTGAAGCCTTAAAACCGGCAGTTGCAATTACAGGGCACGGAATGCCTATGTCCGGTGACGAACTATCAGAAGGTCTGGAAAAAATGGTGAGAGACTTTGACCGCATAGCTATTCCTGATTATGGACGCTATGTTAATCGCAAGCATTGA
- the gerPC gene encoding spore germination protein GerPC yields the protein MNQEFYQYIQKMHLYIQAQDRKIRQLEKTIEAIHHELTELKERPGIRVDKIEYKFDQLKVESLEGTLNIGLNPSDLQRIEDFSVDNQQVNTSFSPQDHMHTVMELENNLYHYLETEIEPLIKQTQEKLNVNIDGSYIDFIKEDIKKQIPNRIEFYLRQISPEERSKEDWKEKIITQMKKEIENGVFVFLRNLPDNLKGMKKE from the coding sequence TTGAATCAAGAGTTTTATCAATACATTCAAAAAATGCACCTGTATATTCAAGCGCAAGACAGGAAAATCCGCCAGCTGGAAAAAACAATTGAAGCAATTCATCATGAATTAACGGAACTTAAAGAGAGACCGGGAATCAGAGTGGATAAAATTGAATATAAATTTGACCAGTTAAAAGTAGAGTCTCTTGAAGGAACCTTAAATATTGGATTAAATCCTTCTGACCTTCAGAGAATCGAAGACTTTTCTGTCGATAATCAACAAGTGAACACTTCATTTTCTCCGCAAGATCATATGCACACAGTGATGGAACTCGAAAATAACTTGTATCATTACTTGGAAACAGAAATAGAACCTTTAATCAAGCAAACTCAGGAGAAATTAAATGTAAATATTGATGGGTCATACATTGATTTTATTAAAGAAGATATTAAGAAACAGATTCCAAACCGAATCGAATTTTATTTAAGACAAATTTCACCAGAAGAAAGATCGAAAGAAGATTGGAAGGAAAAAATAATCACGCAGATGAAAAAAGAAATTGAGAATGGAGTGTTTGTCTTTTTAAGAAATTTGCCAGACAATTTGAAAGGAATGAAAAAAGAATGA
- a CDS encoding fumarylacetoacetate hydrolase family protein, producing the protein MKFATAKDKDGVFVGLLNEENNSVLPLGRAELRHTGEKHFPETMIECIALGEDFIKKVENLIEWANTSGEGKELYIPLDEVQLLAPIPRPAKNIFCVGKNYAEHAIEMGSKDDIPEHVMVFTKAPTTVIGHQEKVLNHLEVTKELDYEGELAVVIGKAGKAIKKEEALDYVFGYTIINDITARDLQSRHQQFFIGKSLDTTCPMGPWLVHKSEIENPNQLNIQTKVNGEIRQNSNTKHFIFPVEEIISVLSAGMTLEPGDIIATGTPAGVGKGFKPPRFLNPGDVIEITIEKIGTLSNQIADA; encoded by the coding sequence ATGAAATTTGCAACAGCTAAAGATAAGGATGGAGTATTCGTTGGGCTTTTAAATGAAGAAAATAACAGTGTGCTTCCGCTTGGAAGGGCAGAATTAAGGCACACAGGTGAAAAGCATTTTCCGGAAACAATGATAGAGTGTATTGCTCTCGGAGAGGATTTTATTAAAAAAGTAGAAAATTTGATCGAATGGGCCAACACAAGCGGAGAAGGAAAAGAATTATATATTCCCTTAGATGAAGTTCAACTGCTTGCGCCAATTCCAAGGCCGGCTAAAAACATCTTTTGTGTAGGCAAAAATTATGCTGAGCATGCAATTGAAATGGGAAGCAAAGACGACATTCCTGAACATGTAATGGTGTTTACGAAAGCACCGACTACCGTTATTGGCCATCAAGAAAAGGTCCTTAATCATCTTGAAGTGACAAAAGAGCTTGATTATGAAGGAGAACTCGCTGTTGTCATCGGAAAGGCCGGAAAAGCAATAAAAAAAGAAGAGGCGCTTGATTATGTGTTCGGCTATACGATCATCAATGATATTACGGCAAGAGATCTTCAAAGCCGCCACCAACAGTTTTTTATCGGAAAAAGCCTTGATACAACCTGCCCGATGGGACCTTGGCTCGTCCATAAATCAGAAATTGAAAATCCGAATCAATTAAATATTCAAACAAAAGTGAATGGGGAAATAAGACAAAACTCAAATACGAAACATTTTATCTTCCCTGTAGAGGAAATTATTTCCGTTCTTTCTGCCGGAATGACGCTCGAACCGGGTGACATTATTGCAACCGGAACACCTGCAGGGGTAGGGAAAGGCTTTAAGCCGCCAAGATTTTTGAATCCGGGTGATGTCATTGAGATCACGATTGAAAAAATCGGAACATTAAGTAACCAAATTGCCGATGCATAA
- a CDS encoding YisL family protein produces MTHAHITAWFLAIVLFFIALGLHKSGKAKGFRVVQMILRVFYILIIITGVWMLASISNISLLYVLKSAVGLWVIAMLELILIKTNKQQKTSSLWIQFAVAFLLALYLGFKLPLGFHFF; encoded by the coding sequence GTGACACACGCCCATATTACTGCCTGGTTTTTAGCAATTGTCTTATTTTTTATTGCGCTGGGTCTTCATAAAAGCGGAAAAGCTAAAGGATTTAGAGTCGTGCAGATGATTTTAAGAGTATTTTATATTCTCATTATCATTACTGGCGTATGGATGTTAGCTAGTATTTCCAATATCAGCTTGCTCTATGTCCTGAAGTCTGCGGTCGGGCTATGGGTAATTGCCATGCTTGAACTGATTTTAATCAAAACAAACAAACAACAAAAAACCTCGTCTTTATGGATCCAATTTGCAGTTGCTTTCTTGCTTGCCCTGTATTTAGGATTTAAGCTGCCGTTAGGATTTCATTTTTTCTAA
- the addA gene encoding helicase-exonuclease AddAB subunit AddA: protein MIPPKPENVTWTDDQWKAIMAKDRDILVAAAAGSGKTAVLVERIIRKITSLHDPIDVDQLLVVTFTNASAAEMRHRIGEALEKEINSNPTSAHLRKQLSLLNKASISTLHSFCLEVIRKYYYLIDIDPGFRIADETEAQLLRDEVLDELFEEEYGKSDNEAFFSLVDTFTNDRSDDALQDIIRELYDFARSNPSPDRYLQSIIEMYDVDENGKLEDLPFMDALLYDIELQLEGAKQMLLEGLELTKLPGGPAPKAENFNDDLHLVDTLISAKNDSWSTLYNAMQTLTFSRAKTVKGDEYDKGLAEKAQKLRDRAKKVLQDLQSELFSRRPESFLKDMREMKGHIETLISLVKSFSDRFEQVKKEKGLVDFADLEHYCLDILTGSIDEDGRRIPSEAALSYRRHFKEVLVDEYQDTNMVQEAILQLVTNEKEETGNLFMVGDVKQSIYRFRLAEPNLFLSKYNRFTPTGADTGLRIDLARNFRSRKEVLDGTNFLFKQLMGVKVGEIEYDEAAELKKGAPYPEETPNPVSVILIDQAGDENESDAEDLTEVENTGDFSREELQQSQLEARVMAKKIKELIENRTEVYNTKTKSTRPITYRDIVILLRSMTWAPEIMEEFKQQGIPVYANLSTGYFEATEVSIMMSLLKVIDNPYQDIPLAAVLRSPIVGLNEEELSQIRISNKWGSFYEALMTFCRTKPSAEQEALYEKVRPFADQLQQWRTKARQGSLSELIWDLFRETKFYDFVGGMPGGKQRQANLRALYDRARQYESTSFRGLFRFLWFVERMIERGDDLGAARALGEQEDVVRIMTIHSSKGLEFPVVFIAGLARKFNTMDLKKTFMLDKEFGFAARYVNAEKRISYPTLAQLSFKRKKKMEMLAEEMRVLYVALTRAKEKLYLIGSVKNAEKSLDKWLSAAAGENWLLHDYDRANASSYLDWIAPALIRHRDCKVLRGGDNQENIKLLDHPSCWHVEMIYSEEAGSLNEDKRDERQELLEKVAEGKPVPVTSNHAERVNDQLSWKYEFHHASVLRSKQSVSELKRQFDLSGEESSTELLWKIRKPLLKRPRFMQEKTLSPSEKGTAMHMVMQQIDLSLPLTEESIRHQVDDMVQKELLTEEQREGIDSGLIVKFFESDLGQRLIRAEKVMREVPFSLSLPAKETYPDWTVGDENVIVQGVIDCFFEEEDGIILLDYKTDSIKDRYKGGFEEAKPILESRYRLQINLYARALEQILRKPVHERYLFFFDGGHLLKLDNHL from the coding sequence ATGATTCCGCCAAAGCCTGAAAATGTGACATGGACCGATGACCAATGGAAAGCAATCATGGCAAAAGACCGGGACATTCTTGTTGCGGCGGCAGCCGGTTCGGGAAAAACGGCTGTCCTCGTTGAGAGGATCATTCGAAAAATTACTTCCTTGCATGACCCGATTGATGTTGACCAGCTGCTTGTTGTTACTTTTACGAATGCTTCAGCTGCTGAAATGAGACATCGAATTGGTGAAGCATTAGAAAAGGAGATTAATTCAAACCCAACGTCTGCGCATTTGAGAAAACAATTGAGTCTTTTGAATAAAGCATCGATTTCTACTCTCCATTCATTTTGCTTGGAGGTGATTAGAAAATACTACTATTTAATTGATATTGATCCGGGGTTTCGGATAGCAGATGAGACGGAAGCCCAGCTTCTGCGTGACGAAGTTTTAGATGAATTATTTGAAGAAGAATATGGAAAAAGTGATAATGAAGCATTCTTTTCACTTGTAGATACATTTACGAATGACCGGAGCGATGACGCCCTGCAAGATATCATAAGAGAACTTTACGATTTTGCCCGTTCCAATCCTTCTCCTGACCGTTATTTGCAGTCGATTATCGAGATGTATGATGTTGATGAGAATGGGAAACTGGAAGATCTTCCGTTTATGGATGCTCTCTTATATGACATCGAGCTGCAGCTTGAAGGGGCAAAACAAATGCTTCTTGAAGGGCTGGAGCTGACGAAGCTTCCCGGCGGACCGGCGCCCAAAGCAGAAAATTTTAATGATGACTTGCATCTAGTTGATACTCTTATCAGCGCAAAAAACGATTCTTGGTCAACTTTGTACAACGCAATGCAAACATTGACTTTTTCACGTGCGAAAACAGTCAAAGGAGACGAATATGATAAGGGCTTGGCAGAAAAAGCTCAAAAATTAAGAGACCGGGCGAAAAAAGTTTTGCAAGACTTGCAGTCCGAACTTTTCTCAAGAAGACCTGAATCGTTTTTAAAAGATATGCGTGAAATGAAAGGACATATCGAAACGCTTATTTCTCTTGTGAAATCTTTTTCGGACCGATTTGAACAAGTGAAAAAAGAAAAGGGATTAGTTGATTTTGCTGATTTAGAACATTACTGTCTCGATATTCTTACCGGAAGCATCGATGAGGACGGCAGAAGAATTCCTTCCGAAGCAGCGCTTTCTTACCGGCGCCATTTCAAAGAGGTTCTCGTCGATGAGTACCAAGATACAAACATGGTGCAGGAAGCCATTTTGCAGCTTGTCACAAATGAAAAAGAAGAGACAGGAAATCTTTTTATGGTAGGGGACGTTAAGCAATCGATCTACCGGTTCCGACTGGCAGAGCCAAATTTATTTTTAAGCAAGTACAACCGTTTTACACCGACTGGTGCGGATACGGGCTTGCGAATTGATTTAGCCCGGAATTTCCGAAGCCGGAAAGAAGTGCTCGACGGAACGAATTTTCTGTTTAAGCAGCTTATGGGGGTAAAGGTGGGAGAAATCGAATACGATGAAGCTGCAGAGTTAAAAAAAGGTGCCCCGTATCCGGAAGAAACCCCGAACCCTGTTTCCGTCATCTTGATCGACCAGGCCGGAGATGAAAATGAAAGCGATGCAGAAGATTTGACTGAAGTGGAAAATACTGGAGATTTTAGCCGAGAGGAATTGCAGCAGTCACAGCTGGAAGCAAGGGTAATGGCAAAAAAAATTAAAGAGCTAATTGAAAACCGGACCGAAGTGTATAACACAAAAACAAAAAGCACACGGCCCATTACTTACAGAGACATTGTGATTCTTCTCCGTTCCATGACTTGGGCCCCGGAGATCATGGAAGAGTTCAAACAACAGGGCATACCGGTATATGCAAACTTATCAACCGGATATTTTGAGGCAACAGAAGTGTCGATTATGATGTCTCTGTTAAAGGTTATTGACAATCCTTATCAAGATATTCCGCTTGCAGCTGTTTTACGCTCCCCGATTGTTGGATTAAACGAAGAAGAATTGTCGCAAATCCGCATTTCAAATAAGTGGGGATCGTTTTATGAAGCTCTGATGACTTTTTGCCGGACAAAGCCGTCAGCTGAACAGGAAGCCCTTTATGAAAAAGTAAGACCGTTTGCAGACCAGCTTCAACAATGGAGAACAAAAGCCCGTCAAGGATCATTATCTGAATTGATCTGGGATTTATTCAGAGAAACGAAATTTTATGATTTTGTCGGCGGGATGCCGGGCGGAAAACAGCGCCAGGCAAACCTTCGAGCATTATATGACAGGGCACGGCAATATGAATCAACATCATTTAGAGGCTTGTTCCGCTTTCTCTGGTTTGTTGAACGAATGATCGAACGGGGCGACGATTTGGGGGCAGCCCGCGCACTTGGAGAACAAGAGGATGTTGTCAGAATCATGACCATTCACAGCAGTAAAGGCCTTGAGTTCCCGGTTGTTTTTATTGCGGGTTTAGCACGCAAATTCAATACAATGGATCTGAAAAAAACATTTATGCTGGATAAGGAATTCGGATTTGCCGCAAGGTATGTCAATGCGGAGAAACGGATATCTTACCCAACGCTTGCACAGCTTTCATTTAAGCGGAAAAAGAAGATGGAAATGCTGGCAGAGGAAATGAGAGTGCTATATGTTGCTTTAACTCGTGCGAAAGAGAAACTGTATTTGATCGGTTCGGTAAAAAATGCTGAAAAATCGCTGGATAAATGGCTTTCGGCAGCTGCCGGCGAAAACTGGCTGTTACATGATTACGACCGAGCAAATGCAAGCAGTTATTTGGATTGGATCGCCCCTGCGCTTATTAGGCATAGGGATTGTAAAGTATTGCGTGGCGGCGACAATCAAGAAAATATAAAACTATTAGACCATCCATCATGCTGGCACGTGGAAATGATTTATAGTGAAGAAGCCGGATCATTGAATGAAGATAAAAGAGACGAAAGACAAGAATTGCTGGAAAAAGTGGCAGAAGGGAAACCTGTTCCAGTTACTTCTAACCATGCTGAAAGGGTAAACGATCAGCTTTCATGGAAATATGAATTCCATCATGCTTCTGTACTCCGGTCCAAGCAATCTGTTTCCGAGTTGAAGAGGCAGTTTGATCTTTCCGGTGAGGAGAGCAGTACGGAACTGCTTTGGAAAATAAGAAAGCCTCTTTTAAAGCGGCCAAGATTTATGCAGGAAAAAACATTATCACCTTCAGAAAAAGGAACGGCTATGCATATGGTTATGCAGCAGATTGATCTGTCGCTTCCTTTAACGGAAGAATCTATTCGTCATCAGGTGGATGACATGGTACAAAAAGAACTCCTTACCGAGGAGCAAAGAGAAGGAATTGACTCCGGACTCATTGTGAAATTTTTTGAAAGTGATCTAGGTCAAAGACTAATACGTGCAGAGAAAGTTATGCGAGAGGTTCCTTTCAGTTTATCGTTGCCGGCAAAAGAAACGTATCCAGACTGGACTGTTGGAGATGAAAATGTCATTGTACAAGGTGTGATTGACTGTTTCTTTGAAGAGGAGGATGGTATTATTCTCCTTGACTATAAAACAGATAGCATTAAGGATCGTTACAAAGGGGGATTTGAAGAAGCAAAACCGATTCTTGAATCGAGGTATCGCCTTCAAATAAACCTTTATGCCCGTGCCCTTGAACAAATATTAAGAAAGCCTGTCCATGAGCGGTATTTGTTCTTTTTTGATGGAGGACATTTATTAAAGCTAGACAATCATTTATAA
- a CDS encoding spore germination protein, with translation MPAIVGVVQVVSVGSSSIFNIGDVYKMMPISSAKTFAGAGSFNTGDGLYVYNQQSSTNTYDTDLVDQGNFFNA, from the coding sequence ATGCCAGCGATTGTCGGGGTTGTGCAAGTAGTTTCGGTTGGGAGCAGTTCTATTTTTAACATTGGAGATGTTTATAAAATGATGCCAATATCATCAGCAAAGACCTTTGCAGGGGCTGGTTCTTTTAATACTGGAGACGGTTTATACGTATACAATCAACAAAGTTCCACAAACACATATGATACCGACCTTGTTGATCAAGGAAATTTTTTTAACGCTTAA
- a CDS encoding spore germination protein GerPE, protein MYPNMFQRTSCVDRININTISFSSFLQIGDSNMINGFSRALAVHRETEIYYSNEGNFSEYTVFSRPIPITPVNEPFIYQTCNHHPIIKVGKIDIIGISSSSLLHVGNSKHISMEARVKHIRQLLPRENEQNHNQKHMLK, encoded by the coding sequence ATGTATCCTAACATGTTTCAACGTACTTCATGTGTGGATCGAATTAACATCAATACGATTTCCTTTTCCTCTTTTTTGCAAATCGGAGATTCAAATATGATAAACGGGTTTTCCCGAGCTTTAGCTGTTCATAGGGAAACTGAAATTTATTATAGCAATGAAGGAAACTTTTCTGAATACACCGTTTTCTCCCGGCCCATTCCTATTACTCCAGTTAATGAACCATTTATCTATCAAACATGTAACCATCATCCCATTATCAAAGTCGGCAAAATCGACATTATCGGTATTTCTTCATCTTCTCTCCTCCATGTGGGAAACAGTAAGCATATTTCAATGGAGGCGAGAGTAAAGCATATCCGTCAGCTTTTGCCACGGGAAAACGAACAGAATCATAATCAAAAACATATGTTAAAATAA
- a CDS encoding zinc-dependent alcohol dehydrogenase, translating into MKAVTYQGPNNVAVKEVEDAKLEKKDDIIVRITSTAICGSDLHLYQGNSPLPEGYIIGHEPMGIVEEVGPEVTKVKKGDRVVVPFNVACGHCFYCEHDMTSQCDNANDHYDSGGYFGFGEKYGNHPGGQAEYLKVPFGNYTPFVIPESCELEDESLLFLSDVLPTAWWSVENADVKKGDTVIVLGCGPIGLMTQKFAWMKGAKRVIAVDYLDYRLDHAKRMNDVEVFNFTKNDDMGEYLKEITQGGADKIIDAVGMDGKKTPLEFVGQKLKLQGGTLSPLKIAAKAVRKNGTIQITGVYGGNYNNFELGALWIRNITIKMGQAPVIPIMPKLFEKIMNKEFDPKEIITHKIPLDDASHGYNIFNDHQDNCIKVVLKP; encoded by the coding sequence ATGAAAGCTGTAACATATCAAGGACCAAATAATGTAGCGGTAAAGGAAGTAGAAGATGCAAAATTAGAAAAGAAAGATGATATCATCGTGAGGATCACATCGACTGCCATATGTGGGTCAGACCTTCACCTCTATCAAGGAAACAGTCCGTTGCCTGAAGGCTATATTATTGGCCACGAACCAATGGGGATTGTGGAAGAAGTCGGCCCTGAAGTGACAAAAGTGAAAAAGGGGGACCGTGTTGTTGTCCCTTTTAATGTTGCCTGCGGCCATTGCTTTTATTGCGAACATGATATGACAAGCCAATGTGATAATGCAAATGATCATTATGATTCAGGAGGGTATTTTGGTTTTGGAGAAAAGTACGGAAACCATCCGGGCGGCCAGGCTGAATACTTAAAAGTGCCTTTTGGAAATTACACCCCTTTTGTCATCCCGGAATCGTGTGAGCTGGAAGATGAATCCCTTCTCTTTTTATCCGACGTTTTGCCTACTGCTTGGTGGAGTGTAGAAAATGCCGATGTAAAAAAAGGCGATACCGTTATCGTTCTTGGCTGTGGACCAATTGGATTGATGACGCAAAAGTTTGCCTGGATGAAAGGCGCAAAAAGGGTAATAGCTGTCGATTACTTGGATTACCGGTTAGACCATGCAAAACGAATGAACGATGTTGAGGTGTTTAATTTTACAAAAAATGATGACATGGGCGAGTACTTGAAGGAAATTACTCAAGGAGGCGCAGACAAGATAATTGATGCAGTCGGTATGGACGGGAAAAAAACACCTCTTGAGTTCGTAGGGCAAAAATTAAAGTTGCAAGGCGGAACCCTTAGTCCTTTAAAGATTGCTGCAAAAGCAGTAAGGAAAAACGGAACAATTCAAATTACCGGAGTATATGGCGGCAACTACAATAACTTTGAATTAGGCGCTTTATGGATAAGAAATATTACCATTAAAATGGGACAGGCACCGGTCATCCCAATTATGCCGAAGCTATTTGAAAAAATTATGAATAAAGAGTTTGATCCAAAAGAAATTATTACACACAAAATCCCTCTTGATGATGCAAGCCATGGCTATAACATCTTCAATGACCATCAAGATAATTGCATCAAGGTTGTATTAAAGCCTTAA
- a CDS encoding spore germination protein: MPAFIGPVQILNIGGSGIVQFGDSLIISPKSNSKSHSGSGASNTGGIVITINGISITNVLDTNLVDQPTVGNN; the protein is encoded by the coding sequence ATGCCAGCTTTTATCGGTCCCGTTCAGATCCTTAATATTGGGGGATCAGGAATTGTCCAATTTGGCGACTCTCTCATTATCTCTCCAAAAAGCAATTCTAAATCGCATTCCGGTTCCGGAGCGAGTAATACCGGAGGAATTGTGATTACAATTAACGGAATAAGTATTACAAATGTTCTTGATACGAACTTAGTTGACCAGCCAACGGTAGGTAATAATTAA
- a CDS encoding DUF418 domain-containing protein, which translates to MPEVNNANLNQERILSLDIMRGFAILGIFLVNMISFHSPFLYIDPMKWWNDTLSKAAYSFIDIFAQASFYPLFSMLFGYGLVILMERSQRKQVNFYMIAIRRLFLLLLIGMIHAFFIWHGDILINYGVLGFILLLLLKLSGKGLMITGLLLYVIPNIFLTLLLAIGMLFAPEEEWSPYDEQSAADSIEVYSQGSFTEITEQRARDWYEVNNLEFFFFSLTYILPLFMLGAGAAKLKWLENFERYRKRLFFIMLVSGITGIIIKVLPYLFDRNIAMDYIQDIFGGPLLSIAYAFIIVFLVNRKQTALFLSPLAAVGKMSLSNYLFQSLVSTFIFYSYGLGFYGKISLFEGTILALAIYVVQASGSFIWMKHFYYGPLEWLWRSFTYLSLPKWKRFSQ; encoded by the coding sequence ATGCCGGAAGTAAATAATGCAAATTTGAATCAAGAACGGATCCTTTCACTTGATATAATGAGAGGATTTGCGATTCTCGGAATCTTTTTAGTGAATATGATTTCTTTTCATTCTCCTTTTCTTTATATTGACCCAATGAAATGGTGGAATGATACTCTCAGCAAAGCGGCCTATTCGTTTATTGATATTTTTGCACAGGCAAGTTTTTACCCGCTGTTTTCGATGCTTTTTGGATATGGACTTGTCATCTTGATGGAACGGTCACAGCGAAAGCAAGTAAATTTTTATATGATTGCAATAAGAAGGCTGTTTTTGCTGTTACTGATAGGAATGATCCACGCTTTTTTTATTTGGCATGGGGATATTTTGATTAATTATGGTGTTCTTGGTTTTATTTTGTTATTGTTATTAAAATTATCGGGAAAAGGGTTAATGATCACCGGATTGCTGCTTTATGTGATTCCCAATATATTCTTAACATTGCTTCTAGCGATCGGTATGCTGTTTGCACCGGAGGAAGAATGGTCTCCATACGATGAACAATCTGCAGCTGATTCCATTGAGGTTTACAGTCAAGGGAGTTTTACTGAGATAACGGAACAAAGGGCGAGGGATTGGTATGAGGTAAATAACCTTGAATTTTTCTTTTTTTCGCTTACATACATTCTTCCATTGTTTATGCTTGGAGCCGGGGCAGCTAAACTAAAATGGCTGGAAAACTTTGAACGCTATAGAAAAAGGCTGTTTTTCATCATGCTCGTATCAGGGATCACGGGGATTATTATTAAAGTTCTTCCTTACTTATTTGACAGAAATATTGCAATGGACTATATACAAGATATATTTGGAGGCCCGTTATTATCCATTGCTTATGCTTTTATCATTGTCTTTCTGGTAAATCGAAAACAGACCGCTTTGTTTCTTTCACCTTTAGCAGCAGTTGGGAAAATGTCTTTAAGCAATTATTTATTCCAATCGCTCGTTTCTACGTTTATTTTTTACAGCTACGGGCTTGGATTTTATGGGAAGATTTCTCTATTTGAAGGCACGATTCTTGCATTAGCGATTTACGTTGTTCAAGCATCTGGTAGCTTCATCTGGATGAAACATTTTTATTACGGTCCATTGGAATGGCTATGGCGAAGTTTTACTTATTTATCACTGCCGAAATGGAAACGGTTCTCGCAATAA
- a CDS encoding spore gernimation protein GerPD has protein sequence MNFQVHNREICVGSIRVIGVSSSSLLMVGDTQTIQLAAAFDTPPESLIIGPFVPLTPDVS, from the coding sequence ATGAATTTCCAAGTTCACAATCGGGAGATTTGCGTGGGCAGTATAAGAGTGATCGGTGTCTCCAGTTCCTCCTTATTAATGGTCGGAGATACTCAGACGATCCAATTGGCAGCTGCATTTGATACACCTCCTGAATCATTAATTATAGGTCCATTTGTACCGCTAACACCGGATGTATCCTAA
- a CDS encoding spore germination protein GerPB → MNFYIQQSIHINLIKIEGISNSSVLQIGSAGIIKPVSHLYNTGGFNGPAPEPIPPGAAPILGAPAVPLVSPI, encoded by the coding sequence ATGAATTTTTATATACAGCAATCGATCCATATCAATTTGATAAAAATTGAGGGGATCAGCAATTCTTCTGTTTTGCAGATCGGTAGTGCAGGAATTATTAAGCCGGTTTCTCATTTATACAATACCGGGGGCTTTAACGGTCCAGCTCCGGAACCAATTCCGCCCGGTGCGGCACCAATCCTGGGAGCACCTGCAGTTCCTTTAGTATCGCCAATTTAA